DNA from Lentibacillus amyloliquefaciens:
TAAGTGCTGAGTCGGTTCTTAAAGGTGTATTTATGGGCTTTCTAGGAATGTTTGTTGCTGCTGTAGGGATGGATCCGGTATCTGGAGTACCCCGCTTTACATTTGGTAACGTGAATTTATTAGGTGGACTTGCTTTAGTCCCTGTTCTTGTTGGGTTATTTGCAATAACTGAAATATTCATTCAATCACAAACGGCACATGTTATAAGTAAGCCAAAGCAAACAAAAATTTTAGACAAGCCAGAGTCCATTTGGAAATTGTTTAAATACTGGAAGACAATTATTAAATCTACTTTTATAGGTACATTTATTGGAATGATTCCAGGAACAGGTGCGCCATTGGCTTCTTTCTTGAGTTACAATGAGTCTCGTAGAAGTTCTAAAAACAAAAAGGAATATGGAAAAGGATCAATGGAGGGTATTGTTGCAAGTGAAGCTGGAAACAACGGGGTAACTGGGGCTACACTTGTACCATTGTTAACTCTAGGTATTCCAGGAGATACGGTGACGGCAATTTTATTAGGTGCTTTGTTAATTCAAGGGTTAAATCCTGGGCCACAATTGTTTACAGAACACGCAGATGTAATGTATGGGATAATGATTGGTTTATTGGTTATAAATATCATTATGTTTATTCAAGGAAGAGTTGCTTCTCGTCTATTTGCCAAAGTAACGTCTATTCCAATGAACGTATTGATTCCCATTTTAATTACACTCTGTTTTGTTGGTTCTTATGCAGTAAATAATACGATTTTTGATGTTAAAGTTATGATTATTTTTGGTTTAATTGGCTTTGTTATGACAAAGTTAAATTATCCACTTATTCCAATGCTCCTTGGAATTGTTCTAGGACCAATAGCTGAACCAAATTTACGTAAAGCTTTAATCAATTCTAATGGAGACTGGTCTGTATTTTTAACGCAACCTATCTCATTAGTATTTGTTGTATTATCACTATTAACAATCTTCATGCCTTTGATTAAACAATTTATTTTACGGATTAGAGGCAAGAAAGCAGCAAGTTG
Protein-coding regions in this window:
- a CDS encoding tripartite tricarboxylate transporter permease; translated protein: MEVIIGSLYDVFSLNNIIFMILGVTLGIIFGALPGLTATMGVAVLLPITFGMEPTTGILFLLSVYCGGIYGASIPAILIKTPGSPASAATIVDGAELVKKGKAGEALRATVFASAIAGFISALILMFVAPQLAKFALKFGPTEYFAIALFGLTMIAKVSAESVLKGVFMGFLGMFVAAVGMDPVSGVPRFTFGNVNLLGGLALVPVLVGLFAITEIFIQSQTAHVISKPKQTKILDKPESIWKLFKYWKTIIKSTFIGTFIGMIPGTGAPLASFLSYNESRRSSKNKKEYGKGSMEGIVASEAGNNGVTGATLVPLLTLGIPGDTVTAILLGALLIQGLNPGPQLFTEHADVMYGIMIGLLVINIIMFIQGRVASRLFAKVTSIPMNVLIPILITLCFVGSYAVNNTIFDVKVMIIFGLIGFVMTKLNYPLIPMLLGIVLGPIAEPNLRKALINSNGDWSVFLTQPISLVFVVLSLLTIFMPLIKQFILRIRGKKAAS